One genomic region from Clostridium saccharobutylicum DSM 13864 encodes:
- the aroA gene encoding 3-phosphoshikimate 1-carboxyvinyltransferase, which yields MGNLKIYPQKLQGEVKIPPSKSMAHRAVICAALGDGASRVTNIDYSDDIIATIDAMSSLGAVITKKEEYLEVTGIKSTANKVNDQIKEERTIDCNESGSTLRFLVPIAALFDGVNRFVGRGNLGKRPLDTYYNIFNEQGIKYTHKEGILDLKTEGKLKAGEFRLKGNISSQFITGLLFTLPLLDGDSKIIITTQLESKGYIDLTLSAMKDFGIDVINKDYEEFIIKGNQTYKSRDYRVEGDYSQAAFFLSADALLNNVVVNDLKTDSLQGDKEVMDILERMGVSFKNKNNGLIGEVDNNLKATIIDGSQCPDIIPVISLAAALSEGTTEIINAGRLRIKECDRLAAVTSELNKLGAKIIEKEDGLIIEGVTKLKGDVEVWSHKDHRIAMTLAIASTVCDSPIILKDYECVSKSYPEFWKDFKNVGGSFDEWNMGK from the coding sequence ATGGGAAACTTGAAGATTTATCCCCAAAAGTTACAAGGGGAAGTTAAAATACCACCATCTAAGAGTATGGCTCACAGAGCAGTAATTTGTGCAGCTCTTGGAGATGGTGCAAGCAGAGTTACTAATATAGATTATTCAGATGATATTATTGCAACAATTGATGCTATGTCATCTCTTGGAGCTGTGATAACTAAAAAAGAAGAATATCTTGAAGTGACAGGAATAAAATCCACAGCTAACAAGGTCAATGATCAAATAAAAGAAGAGAGAACTATAGATTGTAATGAATCAGGTTCAACACTTAGATTCTTAGTTCCTATTGCAGCTTTATTTGATGGAGTAAATAGATTTGTTGGAAGAGGAAACTTAGGTAAAAGACCATTAGATACATATTACAATATATTTAATGAACAAGGAATAAAGTACACTCATAAAGAAGGCATTTTAGATTTAAAAACTGAAGGAAAGTTAAAAGCTGGAGAATTTAGACTTAAAGGTAATATTAGTTCACAATTCATAACTGGATTATTATTTACTCTTCCTTTATTAGATGGAGATTCCAAGATTATAATAACAACTCAGTTAGAATCAAAAGGATATATTGATTTAACCTTAAGTGCAATGAAAGACTTTGGAATAGATGTTATAAATAAAGATTATGAAGAATTTATAATCAAAGGAAATCAAACTTATAAAAGTAGAGATTACAGAGTAGAAGGAGATTATTCTCAAGCAGCATTTTTCCTATCTGCTGATGCACTTCTAAATAACGTAGTTGTTAATGATTTGAAAACAGATTCCCTTCAAGGGGATAAGGAAGTAATGGATATTTTAGAAAGAATGGGAGTAAGTTTTAAGAATAAAAATAATGGACTAATTGGAGAAGTGGATAATAATTTAAAAGCAACTATTATTGATGGTTCTCAATGTCCTGATATAATCCCAGTTATTTCTTTAGCTGCAGCTTTAAGTGAAGGCACAACAGAGATAATAAATGCAGGAAGACTTAGAATAAAAGAATGTGATAGATTAGCAGCTGTAACATCTGAACTTAATAAATTGGGTGCTAAAATTATAGAAAAAGAAGATGGATTAATTATTGAAGGAGTTACAAAACTTAAAGGTGATGTAGAAGTTTGGAGTCATAAAGATCATAGAATTGCAATGACACTAGCGATAGCATCTACAGTATGTGATTCACCTATAATATTAAAGGATTATGAATGTGTTTCTAAGTCATATCCAGAGTTTTGGAAGGATTTTAAGAACGTAGGAGGTTCATTTGATGAGTGGAATATGGGGAAATAA